A single region of the Thermodesulfatator indicus DSM 15286 genome encodes:
- a CDS encoding NUDIX domain-containing protein → MKKERTCPKCGETIEIYKNPFPTVDIIIEVEEKIVLIKRKNPPLGWALPGGFVDYGESLEEAAIREAREETGLEVELVCQFYTYSAPGRDPRFHTITTVYIAKARGEPEGADDAALARLFSLDEIPFNELVFDHGNIIADYINWKHGKSEFLPGKACKKKIPRC, encoded by the coding sequence ATGAAAAAAGAAAGAACCTGTCCCAAATGTGGTGAAACCATAGAGATCTATAAAAATCCCTTCCCGACGGTGGATATTATCATTGAGGTAGAAGAAAAAATTGTTCTTATAAAACGAAAAAATCCCCCTTTGGGTTGGGCCCTTCCTGGCGGCTTTGTAGATTATGGAGAAAGCCTGGAAGAAGCCGCTATACGTGAGGCCAGAGAAGAAACTGGCCTAGAAGTAGAACTGGTTTGTCAGTTTTACACTTACTCTGCACCTGGTAGAGACCCACGGTTTCACACGATAACCACGGTTTACATAGCCAAAGCCCGGGGAGAGCCTGAAGGGGCTGATGACGCAGCCTTGGCCAGGCTTTTTTCTCTGGACGAAATCCCCTTTAATGAGTTAGTCTTTGACCATGGAAACATTATTGCCGATTACATAAACTGGAAGCATGGAAAAAGCGAATTTTTGCCTGGAAAGGCCTGCAAAAAAAAGATTCCTCGTTGTTGA
- a CDS encoding inositol monophosphatase family protein has protein sequence MDLLALAKASALAAGRLQREFFDKEVEVRHKGEIDLVTEIDIKSEKLIVDILKSSGIPVLGEEEARTEPVGRYWLVDPLDGTTNYAHRFPWFAPSIALMEDKQPILGVIYHVMLDELFWAERGQGAYLNGKRLKVSQINDLNNAVLATGFPYQIHEDPVKVVGAFHDFLVKAQGVRRAGAAALDLAYVACGRLDGFWEPYLKPWDTAAGILLVEEAGGKVTNYLGEPYDPFQNHIVASNGLIHEEMTKIASKYVP, from the coding sequence ATGGACTTATTGGCCCTCGCTAAGGCTTCAGCTCTGGCAGCAGGAAGGCTTCAGCGAGAATTTTTTGATAAAGAGGTTGAGGTTCGTCACAAGGGCGAAATTGACCTGGTAACCGAAATAGATATAAAAAGTGAAAAGCTAATCGTAGATATCTTAAAAAGCTCAGGTATTCCCGTTTTAGGAGAAGAAGAAGCCAGGACTGAGCCTGTTGGGCGCTACTGGCTGGTTGACCCGCTAGACGGCACTACTAACTATGCACATCGGTTTCCCTGGTTTGCGCCAAGCATTGCCCTTATGGAAGACAAACAACCGATATTAGGGGTAATTTACCACGTTATGCTTGATGAGCTCTTCTGGGCTGAACGAGGTCAGGGAGCCTATTTAAATGGAAAGAGACTTAAAGTTTCCCAAATCAACGATCTCAACAATGCGGTTTTGGCTACTGGTTTTCCTTATCAAATCCATGAAGACCCGGTAAAGGTGGTAGGGGCTTTTCATGATTTCCTGGTAAAGGCCCAGGGAGTAAGGCGTGCTGGCGCCGCTGCCCTTGACCTGGCTTACGTAGCCTGCGGCCGCTTAGATGGCTTCTGGGAGCCTTATCTCAAACCCTGGGATACAGCCGCGGGTATATTGCTGGTAGAGGAAGCCGGCGGTAAAGTGACCAATTATCTTGGTGAGCCATACGATCCTTTCCAAAATCATATTGTAGCCTCAAATGGCCTTATACACGAAGAAATGACCAAAATTGCCTCCAAATATGTACCATGA
- the mtnA gene encoding S-methyl-5-thioribose-1-phosphate isomerase: MPEYLPPNLDIIRPILWDSRGLRLLDQRLLPWREKYLRLRTPREVKKAIKDMVVRGAPAIGITGAIGLVLGAEKIKARSKRDFLAKLKRIGESLKKARPTAVNLSWAIDRLLQKANEADVSQDEIVEVLRAEALKIWEEDIEANKAMGRLGAELIPDEATILTHCNAGALATGGYGTAIGVIRAAHEAGKKIKVLADETRPWLQGARLTAWELKKVDIPVEVIPDVAAGFLMAQGKIQVIVVGADRIAVNGDVANKIGTYSLAVLAKENNIPFYVAAPLSTIDLATPGGQEIPIEWRDPKEVLCCAKRRIAPKGVSALNPAFDITPSPYISAIITEKSVVRAPYTKGLKSLFEV; this comes from the coding sequence ATGCCTGAGTATCTTCCACCTAATCTTGATATAATTCGGCCCATTTTATGGGATAGTCGTGGGCTGCGTTTGCTTGACCAGCGCCTTCTTCCCTGGCGAGAAAAATATTTGCGCCTGCGCACTCCTCGGGAGGTAAAAAAGGCCATAAAAGACATGGTGGTCAGAGGGGCTCCGGCCATAGGTATTACCGGAGCCATAGGTTTAGTGCTGGGGGCAGAAAAGATAAAGGCCAGAAGCAAGCGAGATTTTTTAGCCAAGCTTAAAAGAATAGGCGAAAGTCTTAAAAAAGCCCGTCCCACCGCGGTAAATCTTTCCTGGGCCATTGACCGCCTGCTCCAAAAAGCCAACGAAGCTGACGTGTCTCAAGACGAAATAGTAGAAGTTTTGCGTGCCGAGGCCTTAAAAATCTGGGAAGAAGACATTGAAGCCAACAAGGCCATGGGGCGTCTGGGAGCAGAACTTATACCCGACGAAGCCACCATACTTACCCATTGTAATGCCGGGGCCTTGGCCACTGGAGGTTACGGCACGGCTATAGGAGTCATAAGAGCGGCCCACGAAGCCGGTAAAAAAATAAAGGTTCTGGCCGATGAGACGCGCCCCTGGCTTCAGGGAGCACGCCTTACCGCCTGGGAACTAAAAAAAGTAGATATTCCGGTAGAAGTTATCCCTGACGTAGCCGCAGGCTTTCTTATGGCTCAGGGGAAAATCCAGGTCATAGTCGTAGGAGCTGACCGCATAGCCGTCAATGGTGATGTAGCTAATAAAATCGGCACCTATTCTTTGGCTGTGCTTGCTAAAGAAAATAACATACCTTTTTACGTAGCCGCGCCTCTTTCCACTATTGATCTCGCCACTCCAGGCGGCCAGGAGATACCCATTGAATGGCGTGACCCCAAAGAGGTTTTATGCTGTGCTAAGAGAAGAATTGCTCCCAAAGGGGTCTCAGCCCTAAACCCGGCCTTTGATATAACGCCTTCTCCATATATTTCAGCCATCATCACGGAAAAAAGCGTGGTCCGTGCGCCTTATACAAAAGGCCTTAAATCCCTTTTTGAGGTGTAA
- the gatB gene encoding Asp-tRNA(Asn)/Glu-tRNA(Gln) amidotransferase subunit GatB, translating to MDFEAVIGLEVHAQLLTKSKIFCTCSTEFGAAPNSHVCPVCCGMPGTLPVLNKRVVDFAIKLALATNARINPVSVFARKNYFYPDLPKGYQISQYELPLAEGGYIEIEVNGSKKKIGLVRIHMEEDAGKLIHDETRPVSYVDLNRTGVPLLEIVSEPDMRSPEEAVAYLKKLRSILRYLEICDGNMEEGSLRCDANISVRPKGSDTFGTKVELKNMNSFKHVQKALEYEIKRQIALILDGKEVVQETRLFDVSRGITQSMRGKEEAHDYRYFPDPDLVPIEITESWIEEIAETLPELPDAKKERFIKEYNLPEYDAEIITSSRKLAEFYEACVKAFPKPKLVSNWIMTEVLRELNKEGKEIDETALTPENFVKLLKLLDEGVISSPVAKKIFPEVYKGADPQKIVEEKGLKQESDEAALEAICQKILEANPKEVEKYRQGKKNVIGFFVGQVMRETKGKANPKVVNQILTRLLEQ from the coding sequence ATGGATTTTGAAGCCGTAATTGGCCTAGAAGTACACGCCCAGCTTCTTACTAAAAGCAAGATTTTTTGTACCTGTTCCACGGAGTTCGGGGCAGCCCCGAACTCTCACGTCTGCCCCGTTTGTTGCGGCATGCCTGGAACTTTGCCGGTGTTGAATAAACGAGTGGTAGATTTTGCCATAAAATTGGCTCTAGCCACCAACGCCAGGATAAATCCAGTCTCTGTTTTTGCCCGCAAAAACTATTTTTATCCAGATCTACCCAAAGGTTACCAGATTTCCCAGTATGAACTGCCGCTGGCTGAAGGTGGTTACATAGAGATAGAAGTTAACGGCTCTAAAAAAAAGATTGGCTTAGTGCGCATTCACATGGAAGAAGACGCCGGCAAATTAATCCACGATGAAACACGCCCTGTTTCCTATGTTGACTTAAACCGCACCGGCGTGCCTCTACTTGAGATTGTAAGTGAGCCTGATATGCGCTCACCAGAAGAGGCCGTGGCCTATCTTAAAAAGCTTCGTTCTATTCTCCGCTATCTTGAAATATGCGATGGCAACATGGAAGAAGGCAGCCTTCGCTGTGACGCCAATATCTCGGTACGCCCCAAGGGTAGTGATACCTTTGGCACCAAAGTTGAGCTTAAAAACATGAACTCCTTTAAACATGTGCAAAAAGCCCTTGAATATGAAATAAAGCGCCAGATTGCCTTAATCCTTGACGGCAAAGAGGTAGTTCAGGAAACAAGGCTCTTTGACGTTTCCCGTGGAATCACTCAATCCATGAGGGGCAAAGAAGAGGCCCATGATTACCGCTATTTCCCTGATCCAGACTTAGTGCCCATTGAGATTACCGAAAGCTGGATAGAAGAAATTGCTGAAACCTTACCCGAGCTTCCCGACGCCAAAAAAGAGCGCTTTATTAAAGAATACAACCTGCCAGAGTATGACGCCGAAATTATTACCTCTTCGCGAAAGTTAGCTGAGTTCTACGAAGCCTGCGTTAAAGCTTTTCCCAAGCCCAAACTCGTAAGCAACTGGATAATGACTGAAGTCTTAAGAGAACTAAATAAAGAAGGCAAAGAGATAGACGAAACAGCGCTTACTCCGGAGAATTTCGTCAAGCTTTTAAAGCTCCTTGATGAGGGTGTAATAAGCTCCCCGGTGGCTAAAAAGATATTCCCCGAGGTGTACAAAGGAGCTGACCCGCAAAAAATAGTTGAAGAAAAGGGCCTTAAACAGGAAAGTGATGAAGCCGCCCTAGAAGCCATCTGCCAGAAGATACTTGAAGCCAATCCCAAAGAAGTAGAAAAATATCGTCAGGGCAAAAAGAACGTCATCGGCTTTTTTGTGGGCCAGGTTATGAGGGAGACGAAAGGCAAGGCCAATCCCAAGGTGGTGAACCAGATACTTACCCGCTTACTGGAGCAATAG
- a CDS encoding bacteriohemerythrin, with amino-acid sequence MEAILWKPCYCVGHCLIDRQHQELVHLVNFMIQKVSEQCPKPVIDAILIKLINYAERHFTDEEEVMRTINYPELEAHQKEHERLVMEVFNFKDAFDKGKVTKFDLLEFLKDWLLDHVINEDLRLKKYFL; translated from the coding sequence ATGGAAGCCATATTATGGAAGCCCTGTTATTGTGTCGGTCATTGTCTAATTGACAGGCAGCACCAAGAATTAGTTCATCTTGTCAATTTTATGATTCAGAAAGTCTCTGAGCAGTGTCCTAAGCCGGTCATTGACGCTATTTTGATTAAATTGATTAATTATGCTGAAAGGCATTTTACAGATGAAGAAGAAGTAATGCGAACAATTAATTATCCTGAGCTTGAGGCTCACCAAAAAGAACACGAACGATTGGTCATGGAAGTATTCAACTTCAAAGATGCCTTTGATAAAGGAAAAGTTACTAAGTTTGACTTGCTTGAGTTTTTAAAAGATTGGCTCCTGGATCATGTTATTAACGAAGACTTAAGGCTTAAAAAATATTTCTTATGA
- the gltX gene encoding glutamate--tRNA ligase: MSAVKTRFPPSPTGHLHLGGARTALFNWLFAKHHGGAFLLRFEDTDRERSKQEYVDSIKEALEWLELFWDEGPYFQTQRLEIYADYAQKLFKEGKAYYCECSPEVLEEKRKKALAEGRKPKYDGTCREKGLGPGPGRVLRFKCPQTGTTVVEDLIRGAVAFENQELDDFVLVRPDGIPTYQFAVVIDDLTMGITHVIRGDDHLSNTPKQILLFEALGATPPKYAHVPMILGPDGSRLSKRHGALSILAYRDEGYLAQAMRNYLVRLGWSYGDQEIFTLEEMIEKFDLSRVSKSPARFDPDKLLALNAHYIRQEDTERLAEMVLPFLLRLGIKIDNPKDEKFLKAVESVKPRARTLKEMAEMMAFYFVPEVEYEEKAARKFLKPDILPVLEELLDALKNMPAFEEKALEDLFRGLAEKHQLKLKHVAQPVRVALTGRTVSPGLFEIMDILGKETVIKRLEKALQHIREAS; the protein is encoded by the coding sequence ATGAGTGCAGTAAAAACCAGGTTTCCTCCCAGTCCTACAGGGCATCTTCATCTTGGCGGAGCAAGAACAGCTCTTTTTAACTGGCTTTTTGCCAAACATCATGGAGGGGCTTTTCTCCTCCGCTTCGAAGATACTGACCGCGAGAGATCTAAGCAGGAATATGTTGATTCCATAAAAGAGGCCCTTGAGTGGCTGGAACTTTTTTGGGATGAAGGGCCTTATTTTCAAACTCAGCGTTTAGAGATATATGCCGATTACGCACAAAAATTATTCAAAGAAGGTAAGGCCTATTACTGTGAATGCTCGCCTGAAGTGCTCGAAGAAAAAAGAAAAAAGGCCCTAGCTGAAGGGCGTAAACCTAAATATGACGGCACATGTCGTGAAAAAGGGTTGGGGCCCGGCCCCGGCAGGGTACTGCGCTTTAAGTGCCCCCAGACAGGCACCACCGTAGTGGAAGACCTTATTCGAGGGGCTGTAGCCTTTGAAAACCAAGAACTTGATGATTTTGTCTTGGTTCGCCCCGATGGCATCCCCACCTATCAGTTTGCCGTTGTTATTGACGACCTGACCATGGGTATAACCCATGTAATTAGGGGAGATGATCATCTTTCAAATACTCCAAAGCAAATCCTTCTCTTTGAAGCCTTAGGGGCCACGCCTCCCAAGTATGCCCATGTACCTATGATTCTTGGCCCAGACGGTAGCAGGCTTTCTAAACGCCACGGAGCACTTTCAATTTTGGCCTATCGCGATGAAGGATATCTAGCCCAGGCCATGCGCAATTATCTGGTCCGCCTTGGCTGGTCCTATGGTGACCAGGAAATTTTCACTCTTGAAGAAATGATTGAAAAATTTGATCTTTCTCGAGTCTCCAAGTCTCCAGCCCGCTTTGACCCTGACAAACTACTAGCCTTAAACGCCCACTATATTCGTCAGGAAGATACTGAGCGCCTAGCGGAGATGGTGTTACCCTTTCTCCTCCGTTTGGGCATAAAAATTGATAATCCGAAAGACGAAAAATTCTTAAAAGCTGTTGAATCAGTTAAACCCCGCGCTCGAACCTTAAAAGAAATGGCTGAAATGATGGCATTTTATTTCGTCCCTGAGGTAGAATATGAAGAAAAAGCTGCTCGGAAGTTCCTGAAACCAGATATTCTTCCAGTGCTTGAGGAGCTTCTTGATGCCCTTAAAAATATGCCTGCTTTTGAAGAAAAGGCCTTAGAAGACCTTTTCCGAGGCCTTGCCGAAAAACACCAGCTCAAGTTAAAACACGTGGCCCAGCCAGTAAGAGTAGCCCTTACCGGACGCACAGTGAGCCCAGGCCTTTTTGAAATAATGGATATTTTAGGAAAAGAAACCGTTATCAAAAGGCTTGAAAAAGCCTTACAACATATACGGGAGGCTTCTTAA
- the amrB gene encoding AmmeMemoRadiSam system protein B, which translates to MIRMPAVAGRFYEANPELLRKEIEAYLDPTAPKEPAIGAVCPHAGYMFSGHVAGAVYSRLIIPDTVVILGPNHTGLGHPAAIMAKGAWQMPFGTVPIEEKLAAFILQESQVLSHDVEAHLYEHSLEVQVPFLQYLNPNVAIVPICLSHLPYEALEDIGLAVAKGIAAYGGPVLIVASTDMSHYVPLEVAKQKDALAIEKIIELDAVGLIEVVTREKISMCGVFPTATSLIAARALGAKGAELVKYATSGEISGDFYQVVGYAGLIIR; encoded by the coding sequence ATGATTAGAATGCCCGCAGTAGCTGGCCGCTTCTACGAAGCCAATCCCGAACTTTTACGTAAAGAAATAGAAGCTTATTTAGATCCTACAGCGCCCAAGGAACCCGCTATTGGCGCTGTTTGTCCCCATGCTGGTTATATGTTTTCAGGACACGTGGCTGGTGCTGTGTACAGCCGACTTATAATTCCTGACACGGTAGTAATTCTCGGGCCAAACCACACAGGACTCGGCCATCCGGCAGCTATCATGGCAAAAGGTGCGTGGCAAATGCCTTTTGGGACCGTGCCCATAGAAGAAAAATTAGCCGCTTTTATTCTGCAAGAAAGCCAGGTTCTTTCTCATGACGTAGAGGCCCACCTGTACGAACATTCTTTAGAAGTTCAGGTACCCTTTCTTCAGTATTTGAATCCTAATGTCGCTATTGTACCTATCTGTCTCTCCCATCTACCTTATGAAGCTTTAGAAGACATAGGATTGGCCGTAGCCAAAGGTATTGCCGCTTACGGAGGTCCTGTTCTTATAGTAGCTAGCACAGACATGAGTCATTATGTACCTTTAGAAGTTGCTAAACAAAAAGATGCTCTGGCCATAGAAAAAATTATCGAATTGGACGCCGTGGGACTTATAGAGGTAGTAACCAGAGAAAAAATCAGCATGTGTGGGGTATTTCCTACGGCAACAAGCTTGATAGCTGCAAGGGCATTGGGAGCCAAAGGAGCCGAACTTGTAAAATATGCTACTTCTGGAGAAATATCAGGAGATTTTTATCAGGTAGTAGGTTACGCTGGACTCATTATACGTTAA
- a CDS encoding rod shape-determining protein: MFRSLAGLFSTDLAVDLGTANTLVFVKGKGIVLREPSVVAVRLDTRGKRVLAVGQEAKRMLGRTPGNIRAIRPLKDGVIADFEIAEAMLRYFIEKVHNRRVFVRPRVIVSVPSGITQVERRAVQESAESAGAREVYLIEEPMAAAIGAGLPITEPTANMVVDIGGGTTEVAVISLAGIVYCNSVRVAGDKMDEAIMNYIKRKYNLLIGDHTAEQIKIEIGNVLPEPPYETIEIKGRDLITGIPKTVTINAEEVREAIQEQVDVIVETIKDALEQTPPELAADIVDKGIVLTGGGALLKNLDRLIREETDLPVIVAEDPLCSVVLGSGKALDNLHILREIMLR; this comes from the coding sequence ATGTTTCGTTCTTTAGCGGGGTTGTTTTCCACAGATTTGGCTGTTGACCTTGGTACAGCAAACACTCTCGTGTTTGTGAAGGGAAAAGGCATAGTGTTGCGCGAGCCTTCGGTGGTAGCTGTTCGTCTTGATACTAGAGGAAAAAGGGTTTTAGCTGTAGGCCAAGAGGCCAAAAGGATGCTTGGTCGCACTCCCGGAAATATTCGGGCTATTCGCCCTTTGAAAGATGGTGTTATCGCTGATTTTGAGATTGCTGAAGCTATGCTGCGGTATTTCATCGAAAAGGTCCACAACAGGCGGGTTTTTGTCAGGCCCAGAGTTATTGTTAGTGTGCCTTCAGGAATTACTCAGGTTGAGCGTAGGGCGGTGCAGGAGTCAGCTGAGTCAGCTGGAGCCCGTGAGGTATATCTTATAGAAGAACCTATGGCCGCGGCTATTGGTGCCGGTCTCCCGATTACGGAACCTACCGCCAACATGGTGGTTGATATAGGCGGAGGTACTACAGAAGTAGCGGTAATCTCTCTGGCAGGCATTGTTTATTGCAATTCTGTGCGGGTAGCCGGAGACAAGATGGACGAAGCCATCATGAATTATATCAAACGAAAATATAACCTCTTAATCGGTGACCATACCGCCGAGCAAATCAAAATAGAAATAGGAAACGTTCTACCAGAACCTCCCTACGAAACCATTGAAATAAAAGGGCGAGACCTGATAACTGGTATTCCTAAAACAGTCACCATAAATGCTGAAGAAGTAAGGGAAGCCATTCAGGAACAGGTTGATGTCATTGTAGAAACTATAAAGGACGCTTTGGAGCAAACTCCACCGGAGCTTGCGGCGGATATTGTAGATAAAGGGATTGTTTTGACTGGAGGCGGGGCTCTTTTAAAGAATCTTGACCGCTTGATAAGAGAAGAAACTGATCTTCCGGTTATAGTAGCTGAAGATCCACTATGTTCAGTGGTTTTAGGTTCAGGTAAGGCCCTTGATAACCTCCATATTTTAAGAGAGATAATGTTACGCTAA
- the mreC gene encoding rod shape-determining protein MreC, giving the protein MSKITRILFFLLLVVVGLFLLFGGLKDLKKLSYGERLALKIGGPVSKSAAFSGLGLRRLLDHYLFLVGVEKENELLRQRVAYLEAELAKAQEARLENERLRKLSGILNQFETSSPVVARVIGRPISSWQGVIIIDQGLKAGILPEMPVLGKTPFGPAGVVGQVIGVEENYAKVLLITDPSSAVDALIQRSRERGLLRGRGKGKCFLDYVSAEADVRKNDVVITSGFDALFPKGLLLGYVSRIRVGRSKGLFKPIEVKPAVNLEKIEEVIVLRKVKLK; this is encoded by the coding sequence TTGTCCAAAATCACTCGTATCTTATTTTTTCTGCTCTTAGTAGTGGTTGGACTATTTTTGCTTTTTGGTGGCTTAAAAGACCTCAAAAAGCTTTCTTACGGAGAACGTCTGGCGCTAAAGATTGGCGGTCCTGTTAGTAAAAGTGCAGCTTTCAGTGGTTTGGGTTTGCGTCGATTGCTTGATCATTATCTCTTTTTAGTAGGAGTTGAAAAAGAAAATGAACTTTTGCGTCAAAGAGTAGCTTACCTTGAAGCTGAACTTGCCAAGGCTCAGGAAGCGCGTCTCGAAAATGAACGTCTGAGAAAGCTTTCAGGCATTCTTAATCAATTTGAAACCTCTTCACCCGTAGTTGCTAGAGTTATAGGACGGCCAATAAGTAGCTGGCAAGGAGTAATTATTATTGACCAGGGGCTTAAGGCCGGGATACTTCCAGAAATGCCAGTCCTTGGGAAAACCCCTTTTGGGCCAGCTGGAGTGGTAGGGCAGGTTATAGGGGTTGAGGAAAATTATGCCAAAGTTTTGCTTATTACTGATCCCTCTTCAGCCGTAGATGCTCTAATCCAGCGATCTAGAGAAAGAGGCCTTTTGCGAGGCCGAGGAAAAGGAAAGTGTTTTTTAGATTATGTTTCTGCCGAAGCTGACGTACGCAAAAACGATGTAGTGATTACTTCTGGGTTTGATGCCTTATTCCCCAAAGGATTACTGTTGGGGTATGTGAGTCGCATAAGAGTAGGGCGAAGTAAAGGTCTATTTAAACCCATAGAAGTAAAACCCGCAGTGAATTTAGAAAAAATAGAAGAAGTTATAGTACTTAGAAAAGTTAAGCTAAAATGA
- the mrdA gene encoding penicillin-binding protein 2: MFLNYQPIQSPEEDPFNKRIRIVTLLVGFFFLILLLKLFFLQVIKGDYYRKVALKRSLKVITLKAPRGNIYDRRGVLLAGNIPSYTLLLDRKLVRGPEGDKILKKLAQIMGEDFPSLKQNYIIACKKYPAEKVPLKTDLDRNLVARIEAREYFLPGVEIQVEPKRYYPLGEKAFHLIGYVSRLNAMDLKKLASKGYEADDFIGRAGIEAQYEDILRGKKGRELVEVDAKGRIKKIVAVEEPTIGESLVLTVDSTFLEVAYDLLKGKSGAIVVFNPRDGRLLAMTSAPGVDPNKFIEGFSSKEWQKITKNIHHPLLNKAVLSYHPGSTFKILTAMAGLEEKVITPQETVFCPGYYRLGRRIFRCWRSWGHGKVDLLKAIEVSCDVYFYKLGEELGIENIARYARAAGFGKRTGLGFPGEKSGLVPDKAWKLKVFKVPWQKGETLNVAIGQGALRVTPLQLGKFLTSVVDGGVIYRPWYVSQILDPYGEVLKEFSPVIEGKLPAKKRTLKLLKEGMVLAVNGKEATGKASKLKDVTVGGKTGTAQVIGMKKRVKSEDLSYLKRDHAWFMAFAPAKNPEIVIVVFVEHGGHGGSAAAPIAGKFLKFYFEGKWPTT; the protein is encoded by the coding sequence ATGTTTTTGAACTATCAACCCATTCAAAGTCCTGAAGAAGATCCCTTTAACAAGCGGATTCGTATCGTCACTCTATTAGTAGGGTTCTTTTTCCTTATCTTACTTTTGAAACTCTTTTTTTTACAAGTCATTAAAGGCGATTATTACAGAAAAGTAGCCCTTAAAAGAAGTTTGAAGGTTATCACCTTAAAAGCCCCTAGGGGAAATATTTATGACCGACGAGGTGTCCTTTTAGCAGGAAATATACCTTCTTACACCCTTTTGCTTGATAGAAAGCTAGTTAGAGGCCCTGAAGGAGATAAAATCTTAAAGAAATTGGCCCAAATCATGGGAGAAGATTTTCCCTCTTTAAAACAAAACTATATAATTGCTTGCAAAAAATATCCAGCTGAAAAAGTTCCTTTAAAGACCGATCTTGATCGAAACTTGGTAGCCCGTATCGAGGCCAGAGAATATTTTCTCCCTGGAGTTGAAATTCAGGTGGAGCCCAAGCGCTATTATCCCCTAGGAGAGAAAGCTTTCCACTTGATAGGTTATGTTTCTCGACTAAATGCGATGGATCTAAAAAAACTAGCCTCTAAAGGTTACGAGGCCGATGATTTTATTGGAAGAGCTGGTATCGAAGCCCAATACGAAGATATCCTTAGGGGTAAAAAAGGTCGGGAGCTAGTAGAAGTAGATGCCAAAGGCCGTATAAAAAAGATTGTAGCCGTAGAAGAACCTACTATCGGAGAAAGCCTTGTCCTTACGGTAGATAGCACTTTTTTGGAAGTAGCTTATGATTTACTTAAAGGAAAATCAGGAGCCATAGTAGTTTTTAATCCTCGTGATGGCAGGCTACTTGCCATGACCAGTGCTCCAGGTGTTGACCCTAATAAATTTATTGAGGGTTTTTCCTCTAAAGAATGGCAAAAGATTACTAAAAATATTCATCATCCCTTGCTCAATAAGGCAGTTTTGTCTTATCATCCAGGTTCTACTTTTAAGATTTTGACGGCCATGGCAGGCCTTGAAGAAAAAGTCATAACTCCTCAAGAAACGGTTTTTTGTCCTGGGTATTATCGTCTGGGGCGAAGAATTTTCAGGTGTTGGCGTTCCTGGGGCCATGGCAAAGTAGATCTACTCAAGGCTATTGAAGTTTCCTGTGACGTTTATTTTTACAAGCTGGGCGAAGAACTTGGTATCGAGAACATAGCTAGATATGCCAGAGCCGCAGGCTTTGGTAAGCGAACAGGCCTAGGTTTTCCAGGAGAAAAGTCAGGCCTTGTGCCTGATAAAGCCTGGAAACTCAAGGTTTTTAAAGTTCCATGGCAAAAAGGTGAGACTTTAAACGTAGCTATAGGTCAGGGAGCTTTAAGAGTGACCCCCCTGCAACTGGGTAAATTTTTGACTTCAGTAGTTGATGGAGGAGTTATTTATAGACCTTGGTATGTGTCTCAAATTTTGGATCCATATGGAGAAGTTTTGAAAGAATTTTCACCGGTTATCGAGGGGAAGCTTCCGGCTAAAAAGCGAACTCTGAAATTACTGAAAGAAGGAATGGTATTAGCAGTAAATGGTAAAGAAGCCACTGGAAAAGCATCCAAATTAAAAGATGTTACTGTTGGAGGAAAAACGGGAACTGCTCAAGTTATCGGCATGAAAAAACGAGTAAAGAGTGAGGATTTGTCTTACCTTAAAAGAGATCATGCCTGGTTTATGGCTTTTGCTCCAGCCAAAAATCCCGAGATAGTTATCGTAGTTTTTGTAGAACACGGAGGGCATGGAGGCAGCGCCGCTGCGCCTATAGCCGGGAAATTTTTGAAATTTTATTTTGAAGGGAAATGGCCTACAACATGA